From Desulfovibrio desulfuricans, a single genomic window includes:
- a CDS encoding CBS domain-containing protein has protein sequence MATTLQHPAGTTLITCHASADFDAFAAMLAARFLYSPHVLLFPGTQERGLQKLIAGLDTAALGIVETPAIPWDSITRLVVVDTRQRGRISHVAQLLDRDDVTVELWDHHPDSTDDITSPHTHMAHIGSVTSLIVQAISQRGLSLSADDATLLGLGIYGDTGSFTYSSTTQADFMAAAWLLGQGMDVNRIDALAAHELTSLHIQALNSLLESTQTYNINNVQVTLSEAAMEHYLGDFAYLAHRLMEMEKFPVLFAIGLMDDRIQVVARSRNEAINVGDICAALGGGGHAYAASASVRSMTVHEVRDVILRHLYAQAYPDKTAREYMSSPAVGIEATATIHEADELMLHFGLKAVPVFMPDTRQCIGLLDALTASRASAHGLGASTVEDYMSRRITTLPPDATLKDLTTTIVGGRQRLVPIVEDDKVIGVVTRTDLINVFAQEPGHMPEPRSTGGKERNLGKLIQDRLPLASRNMLHLAGRLGRELGLPVYAVGGFVRDLLLQRPNQDIDLVVEGNGIALARALAKELNGRVREHQKFLTSVVIYTDAAGAEARIDVATARLEYYEYPAALPTVELSSIKMDLFRRDFSINALAVRLDCEPFGQLVDFFGGQRDIKERVIRVLHTLSFVEDPTRCLRAVRFEQRYNFHIGAGTEKLIKNALKLKLMDKLSGFRLFHEFQHICDEDDPSACIARLDQLGVLEAVSPLLSLNPTRKNLLLRLQETLTWYRLLYFEEAAQPWLAFFLALNHNMSYADTANHYQRMGLPEPRRADILRQREHMRVVRGKLEPWQKDHEAGKESISALCALLRPLSLECLLYLMADTSDAALQKNLSRYITQWRKEKTDVSGEDLRIMGLEPGPAFGRILDAVLAAKLDGTAATPEQQMDLARSLVCSIGAKSGNGNEEQTSRNSSLAQRL, from the coding sequence GTGGCCACTACGTTGCAGCATCCAGCCGGAACAACGCTCATCACCTGCCACGCAAGTGCAGATTTTGACGCCTTTGCAGCCATGCTGGCGGCCCGATTTCTTTACTCCCCGCATGTGCTGCTCTTTCCCGGCACGCAGGAACGCGGCCTGCAAAAACTCATTGCCGGGCTGGATACGGCGGCGCTGGGCATTGTGGAAACTCCTGCAATTCCGTGGGATTCCATAACCCGCCTTGTGGTTGTGGATACCCGTCAGCGTGGCCGCATAAGCCATGTGGCCCAACTGCTCGACCGTGATGACGTAACCGTGGAACTGTGGGATCACCACCCGGATTCCACGGACGACATCACAAGCCCGCACACGCACATGGCGCACATCGGCTCTGTCACAAGCCTCATTGTGCAGGCCATTTCGCAGCGGGGCCTCAGCCTCAGCGCGGACGATGCCACCCTGCTGGGTCTTGGCATTTATGGCGATACCGGCTCTTTCACCTACTCTTCAACCACGCAGGCCGATTTTATGGCGGCGGCATGGCTGCTCGGGCAGGGCATGGATGTGAACCGCATCGACGCTCTGGCAGCCCACGAGCTCACGAGCCTGCACATTCAGGCCCTGAACAGCCTGCTGGAATCCACCCAGACGTACAACATCAACAATGTTCAGGTAACGCTTTCAGAAGCCGCCATGGAGCATTATCTGGGTGATTTCGCCTATCTGGCCCACCGCCTTATGGAAATGGAAAAATTCCCGGTGCTGTTTGCCATCGGGCTTATGGACGACCGTATTCAGGTGGTGGCCCGCAGCCGCAACGAGGCCATCAACGTTGGCGACATCTGCGCGGCCCTTGGCGGCGGCGGGCATGCCTACGCGGCTTCGGCCTCGGTGCGCTCCATGACAGTGCACGAGGTACGCGATGTAATTTTGCGCCACCTCTACGCCCAGGCTTATCCCGATAAAACCGCGCGCGAGTATATGTCTTCGCCAGCAGTGGGCATTGAGGCCACCGCCACCATTCATGAGGCGGATGAACTCATGCTCCACTTCGGGCTCAAGGCCGTGCCGGTCTTCATGCCCGATACCCGCCAGTGCATCGGCCTGCTGGATGCCCTCACGGCCTCGCGGGCCAGCGCCCACGGTCTTGGCGCATCCACGGTTGAAGACTACATGAGCCGCAGAATCACCACACTGCCGCCGGATGCAACGCTCAAGGATCTGACCACGACCATCGTGGGAGGCCGCCAGCGCCTTGTGCCCATTGTGGAAGACGACAAGGTTATCGGCGTGGTCACGCGCACCGACCTTATCAATGTTTTTGCGCAGGAGCCGGGCCATATGCCGGAACCTCGCTCCACCGGCGGCAAGGAGCGCAACCTCGGCAAGCTCATACAGGACAGACTGCCTCTTGCCAGCCGCAACATGCTGCATCTTGCGGGCAGGCTGGGCAGGGAACTTGGGCTGCCGGTCTACGCCGTGGGCGGCTTTGTGCGCGACCTTCTGCTCCAGCGCCCCAACCAGGATATTGATCTGGTGGTGGAGGGCAATGGCATAGCGCTTGCGCGGGCGCTGGCAAAAGAACTCAACGGGCGGGTGCGCGAGCACCAGAAGTTCCTCACCTCGGTGGTCATTTACACCGATGCCGCAGGGGCAGAAGCCCGCATCGACGTAGCCACGGCGCGCCTTGAATACTATGAATACCCAGCGGCCCTGCCCACGGTTGAACTTTCGTCCATCAAGATGGATCTGTTCCGCCGCGATTTTTCCATCAACGCGCTGGCTGTGCGGCTTGATTGCGAGCCGTTCGGCCAGTTGGTGGATTTTTTCGGCGGGCAACGCGACATCAAGGAGCGCGTCATCAGGGTGCTGCACACCCTGAGCTTTGTGGAAGACCCCACCCGCTGCCTCAGGGCTGTGCGCTTTGAGCAGCGCTATAACTTCCATATCGGGGCAGGTACGGAAAAACTCATCAAGAACGCCCTCAAACTCAAGCTCATGGACAAGCTCTCGGGCTTTCGGCTGTTCCACGAATTTCAGCATATCTGCGATGAGGACGACCCTTCAGCCTGCATTGCGCGGCTCGACCAGCTTGGCGTGCTGGAGGCGGTTTCTCCCCTGCTGTCGCTTAATCCCACGCGCAAAAACCTGCTGCTGCGGCTTCAGGAAACACTCACGTGGTACAGACTGCTGTATTTTGAAGAGGCAGCCCAACCCTGGCTGGCCTTCTTTCTGGCCCTCAACCACAACATGAGCTATGCCGATACGGCAAATCACTATCAGCGCATGGGCCTGCCCGAACCCCGGCGGGCCGACATTCTGCGCCAGCGCGAGCACATGCGCGTGGTGCGCGGCAAGCTGGAACCGTGGCAAAAAGACCATGAGGCAGGCAAGGAGAGCATCAGCGCCCTGTGCGCCCTGCTACGCCCCCTCTCGCTCGAATGCCTGCTCTACCTTATGGCAGACACAAGCGACGCCGCCCTGCAAAAAAACCTTTCGCGCTACATTACCCAGTGGCGCAAAGAAAAAACGGATGTGAGCGGCGAAGACCTGCGCATCATGGGGCTGGAACCCGGCCCCGCCTTTGGGCGCATTCTGGACGCCGTGCTTGCTGCCAAGCTTGACGGCACTGCTGCAACGCCAGAGCAACAGATGGACCTGGCGCGCAGCCTCGTGTGCAGTATTGGCGCAAAATCAGGCAATGGGAATGAAGAACAAACCAGTAGGAATTCTTCACTTGCCCAGCGTTTATAA
- a CDS encoding HIT family protein, translating to MKQLWAPWRIEYILGPKPDSCVFCLPEHTADDEQRLVLHRGRMAFVIMNKFPYNNGHIMVCPYRHVMLLADLKPEETHEIMDLLQQCTVILKQHFNCEGINIGLNQGQAAGAGIREHLHFHLVPRWTGDSSFMAVFDEVRTMPEHLSRTYAALKPYFTNGAANGKQDRAASTPGQEGCGS from the coding sequence ATGAAACAACTATGGGCTCCATGGCGCATTGAGTACATTCTTGGCCCCAAGCCAGACTCCTGCGTGTTCTGCCTCCCCGAGCATACGGCGGATGACGAGCAGCGCCTGGTACTGCACAGAGGCCGTATGGCCTTTGTCATCATGAACAAGTTCCCGTATAATAACGGGCACATCATGGTGTGCCCATACCGGCACGTTATGCTGCTGGCTGACCTCAAGCCGGAAGAAACCCATGAAATCATGGATCTTTTACAGCAGTGCACGGTAATCTTAAAGCAGCACTTTAACTGTGAAGGCATCAATATCGGCCTGAACCAGGGGCAGGCAGCGGGCGCGGGCATTCGCGAACATCTGCACTTTCACTTGGTGCCGCGCTGGACGGGCGACTCTTCATTCATGGCAGTGTTTGACGAAGTGCGCACCATGCCCGAACACTTGAGCCGCACCTATGCGGCACTGAAACCGTATTTCACGAATGGCGCGGCCAATGGCAAGCAAGACCGCGCCGCTTCCACGCCCGGGCAGGAAGGTTGCGGCTCGTAA
- a CDS encoding LapA family protein, translated as MRYIKVFLLAILFFLALVFFFQNQGALSQSMVLTLNLFFIPAMSSIALPFYFLVIAAFACGALMTLGFLVWDKVNLTARLMKQKWQISSLERELEKTKKKLGADTARAQFLSKNGKAEAQPAPVAPAAATAVAAEESLVPDPDKQH; from the coding sequence ATGCGGTATATCAAAGTATTTTTGCTCGCCATTCTCTTTTTCCTCGCCCTTGTGTTCTTTTTTCAGAACCAGGGTGCGCTCTCCCAGAGCATGGTGCTCACGCTCAACCTGTTCTTTATTCCCGCCATGTCTTCCATCGCCCTGCCCTTTTATTTTCTGGTCATCGCGGCCTTCGCCTGTGGCGCCTTGATGACTCTGGGCTTTCTGGTGTGGGACAAGGTCAATCTGACCGCCCGCCTGATGAAGCAAAAATGGCAGATCAGCAGCCTTGAGCGCGAACTGGAAAAGACCAAGAAAAAGCTTGGCGCAGACACAGCTCGTGCGCAGTTCTTGAGCAAGAACGGCAAGGCCGAAGCCCAGCCCGCTCCTGTGGCCCCCGCTGCCGCAACTGCTGTTGCCGCCGAAGAATCACTGGTTCCGGATCCTGACAAGCAGCACTAG
- the mutS gene encoding DNA mismatch repair protein MutS encodes MSEAPVKLTPMFEQYMGIKAEHPDALLFYRMGDFYELFLEDAKVAARELQIALTSRSRDAENPIPMCGVPWHAVEGYVAQLIDKGYHVAICDQTEDPKAAKGLVKRAVTRVITPGTVLEDANLASKSHNFLGALCPSASGGAGGLAWADISTGQWSGVEFKREAELWQWAQKLAPRELLVPEGVEPPQRCILEGIRLVRMPAPQFDLKRATERVIAAQGVREAGALGLEGKPELMRACGALLVYLSQTQMRNPDHLMPFAPLDLGRRLLIDDVTERNLEIFCRLNGRKGKGTLRHVLDDTMTPMGGRLLEDMLRHPWRELGPITRVQDAVAFFHADDARRAALREALKNVYDLERLSTRISLNQGAPRDFIALRNSLAALPDVYAALQAAGTPSGANSDTTSAPAGQMPKSVADVVKSWDNMQDCAALLQSALVDSPPAVITEGGLFKTGYNAELDRLLDLAEHGEQKLQNMLAEEQEKTGISKLKLGFNRVFGYYYELTRAAHSGPAPFHFIRRQSLANAERFTTVELKELEEELLSAADKRKTLEYSLFQDLRTHMAAQRERIIHAADMVAQLDYWQSLAQVGRTNNWCRPELDAEANLDIREGRHPVVEAMLGRANFVPNDFRLDAGRRLCLLTGPNMAGKSTVLRQVAIISLLAQMGSMVPASAARLGLVDRLFSRVGASDNLAQGQSTFMVEMMETARILRQATRRSLVILDEIGRGTSTYDGVALAWAVVEDLAKRAGGDLRTLFATHYHELTALEGRIAGVFTMNIAIREYNNDILFLHKLVPGPSDRSYGVEVARLAGVPGPVVQRARAILQGLERGRDNARKTVVSAVSLPGLSLPEPAKKEPELPEIAAAPPRTEHPLVLLLRELNPDELSPLDALRLLMEWKKLWSDSPESAPQTDALPPDEDAHE; translated from the coding sequence ATGTCAGAAGCCCCCGTAAAACTGACTCCCATGTTTGAACAGTACATGGGCATCAAGGCCGAACACCCCGATGCCCTGCTGTTCTACCGTATGGGCGACTTTTATGAACTGTTTCTTGAAGACGCCAAGGTCGCGGCCCGTGAACTTCAGATTGCCCTCACCAGCCGCAGCAGGGACGCAGAAAACCCCATCCCCATGTGCGGCGTGCCGTGGCATGCGGTGGAGGGCTACGTGGCCCAGCTCATCGACAAGGGCTACCACGTTGCCATCTGCGACCAGACAGAAGACCCAAAGGCCGCCAAGGGGCTGGTCAAAAGGGCTGTTACGCGCGTTATCACGCCAGGCACAGTGCTGGAAGACGCCAACCTCGCCAGCAAGAGCCATAACTTTTTGGGTGCGCTGTGCCCTTCCGCCTCGGGGGGGGCTGGCGGCCTTGCCTGGGCAGATATTTCCACCGGTCAGTGGTCAGGCGTTGAGTTCAAGCGCGAGGCCGAACTGTGGCAGTGGGCGCAAAAACTCGCCCCGCGCGAGCTGCTGGTGCCGGAAGGGGTCGAGCCGCCCCAACGGTGCATTCTGGAAGGCATAAGGCTTGTGCGCATGCCTGCGCCCCAGTTTGACCTTAAACGCGCCACAGAGCGCGTTATAGCCGCTCAGGGGGTACGCGAGGCAGGTGCTCTTGGGCTGGAAGGCAAGCCGGAACTCATGCGGGCTTGCGGCGCGCTGCTGGTTTATCTGAGCCAGACGCAGATGCGCAACCCCGACCACCTCATGCCCTTTGCCCCCCTTGATCTTGGCCGCCGTCTGCTCATTGACGATGTGACCGAGCGCAACCTTGAAATTTTCTGCCGCCTCAATGGCCGCAAGGGCAAGGGCACCCTGCGCCATGTACTGGACGACACCATGACTCCCATGGGCGGCAGGCTGCTTGAAGACATGCTCCGCCACCCCTGGCGCGAGCTTGGCCCCATCACCCGCGTTCAGGACGCGGTGGCCTTTTTTCATGCGGACGATGCCCGCCGCGCCGCACTGCGCGAGGCTTTGAAAAATGTCTACGATCTGGAGCGCCTCTCCACGCGCATCAGCCTGAATCAGGGCGCGCCGCGTGATTTTATTGCCCTGCGCAACAGCCTTGCGGCCCTGCCGGATGTGTATGCCGCCCTGCAAGCGGCTGGAACGCCTTCCGGAGCGAACTCTGACACAACTTCCGCTCCTGCGGGTCAGATGCCCAAGAGCGTTGCCGATGTGGTCAAGTCGTGGGACAACATGCAAGACTGCGCGGCCCTGCTGCAAAGCGCCCTCGTGGACAGCCCCCCTGCGGTCATTACCGAGGGCGGCCTGTTCAAAACCGGCTATAATGCGGAACTTGACCGCCTGCTTGATCTGGCGGAACACGGCGAGCAGAAGCTCCAAAACATGCTGGCCGAGGAACAGGAAAAAACGGGCATCAGCAAGCTCAAGCTGGGCTTTAACCGTGTGTTCGGCTATTATTACGAGCTTACGCGCGCGGCCCACAGCGGCCCTGCGCCCTTCCATTTTATCCGCCGCCAGAGCCTTGCCAATGCCGAGCGCTTCACCACTGTGGAGCTGAAAGAGCTTGAAGAAGAGCTTCTCTCTGCCGCAGACAAGCGCAAGACGCTGGAATACTCGCTGTTTCAGGATTTGCGCACCCACATGGCCGCCCAGCGCGAACGCATCATCCACGCGGCGGATATGGTTGCCCAGCTCGATTACTGGCAGAGCCTTGCGCAGGTGGGCCGCACCAACAACTGGTGCAGGCCGGAGCTTGACGCGGAGGCCAATCTGGACATCCGCGAAGGGCGGCATCCTGTGGTTGAAGCCATGCTTGGCCGCGCCAACTTTGTGCCCAACGACTTTCGCCTTGATGCCGGTCGCCGCCTGTGCCTGCTCACAGGCCCCAACATGGCGGGTAAATCCACCGTGCTGCGGCAAGTTGCCATCATCAGCCTGCTGGCGCAGATGGGTTCCATGGTTCCTGCCAGCGCCGCCCGCCTTGGGCTGGTAGACCGACTGTTTTCGCGCGTGGGCGCATCAGACAACCTCGCCCAGGGCCAGAGCACCTTTATGGTGGAAATGATGGAAACGGCCCGCATTCTGCGTCAGGCCACCCGCCGCAGCCTTGTGATTCTGGACGAAATTGGCCGGGGCACCAGCACCTATGACGGCGTTGCCCTGGCCTGGGCCGTGGTGGAAGACCTCGCAAAGCGGGCTGGCGGCGACCTGCGCACCCTCTTTGCCACCCACTACCACGAACTGACCGCGCTGGAAGGCCGCATTGCGGGCGTGTTCACCATGAACATCGCCATCCGCGAATACAACAACGACATTCTCTTTCTGCACAAGCTGGTTCCCGGCCCTTCGGACCGCAGCTACGGCGTGGAGGTGGCCCGCCTTGCGGGTGTGCCCGGCCCCGTGGTGCAGCGGGCCAGAGCCATTTTGCAGGGGCTTGAGCGTGGGCGCGACAACGCCAGAAAAACCGTGGTTTCTGCGGTGTCTCTGCCGGGCCTGAGTCTGCCGGAGCCAGCAAAAAAAGAGCCGGAACTGCCGGAAATTGCCGCTGCGCCGCCGCGCACGGAACACCCGCTTGTTCTGCTGCTGCGCGAGCTTAATCCTGACGAACTCAGCCCGCTGGACGCCCTGCGCCTGCTTATGGAATGGAAAAAACTGTGGAGCGACAGCCCGGAATCTGCCCCGCAAACAGACGCCTTGCCGCCGGACGAGGATGCCCATGAGTGA
- a CDS encoding DnaJ family domain-containing protein yields the protein MSDANPWSVIQLVAERRIEEALSQGAFDNLPGAGKPLEIEDLSHVPEDMRMAYKILRNAGCLPPELEERKELNRLVDLLEQCEDEQERVRQMQRVRFMVTRAKMRFQRPMQIEQDDPYYDCLLDRLSANPRKAG from the coding sequence ATGAGTGACGCCAATCCCTGGTCTGTCATCCAGCTTGTGGCGGAACGCCGCATTGAGGAAGCCCTGTCGCAGGGGGCCTTTGACAATCTGCCCGGCGCTGGCAAACCTCTTGAAATTGAAGACCTGAGCCATGTGCCGGAAGATATGCGCATGGCCTACAAGATACTGCGCAATGCTGGCTGCCTGCCGCCGGAGCTTGAGGAGCGCAAGGAACTGAACAGGCTTGTTGATCTGCTGGAGCAGTGCGAGGACGAGCAGGAACGAGTGCGCCAGATGCAAAGGGTGCGCTTTATGGTCACGCGGGCCAAAATGCGCTTTCAGCGGCCCATGCAGATTGAGCAGGATGATCCCTATTACGACTGCCTGCTGGACAGGCTGTCCGCCAATCCACGCAAGGCAGGCTGA
- a CDS encoding Smr/MutS family protein — translation MSDADAFGANPFRALNAKKFPEKQKNGSNERKPTHHGQGKGKRVIASAGTTLVAEVSDEDCDLFLNAVSSVTPAKNNHKSANPGFSLEERGALTSMADALAEECGKGKKNRAKGTTPEAGKPVGASPGAAQTPSAHASPGTASSGKAAPASAASGPVQHEDDDEAAAFLAAMGTVSPLTGGGRDVAPAPAPATPPPHGELSLQDFMDGKLEFALTFSDEYLEGHVVGLDQMILNKLRAGGLSPEAHLDLHGLNAMQAFEALRGFFKGSWYKGLRTVLVVPGRGRNSPDGMGVLREKLQSWLTQDPFKRVVLAFCTAQPHDGGPGSVYVLLRKYRKKGRIYWERMPADSDLY, via the coding sequence ATGTCTGACGCAGACGCCTTTGGGGCAAATCCGTTCCGCGCGCTCAACGCAAAAAAATTTCCCGAAAAGCAAAAAAACGGCAGCAATGAGCGCAAACCTACGCACCACGGGCAAGGCAAGGGCAAACGCGTGATAGCGTCTGCTGGCACTACGCTGGTTGCTGAAGTTTCGGATGAAGACTGCGATCTGTTTTTGAACGCCGTGAGCAGCGTGACCCCTGCCAAAAACAACCACAAATCTGCAAATCCGGGTTTTTCGCTGGAAGAACGAGGTGCCTTGACCAGCATGGCCGATGCCCTGGCCGAAGAGTGCGGCAAGGGTAAAAAAAATAGGGCCAAGGGCACAACGCCGGAGGCTGGCAAACCCGTGGGGGCATCTCCGGGAGCGGCCCAGACGCCGAGCGCCCATGCGTCACCTGGCACGGCGTCATCTGGCAAGGCGGCTCCTGCCAGCGCCGCATCTGGCCCCGTTCAGCATGAGGACGATGACGAAGCTGCGGCCTTTCTTGCCGCCATGGGCACGGTAAGCCCCCTCACTGGCGGCGGGCGTGATGTTGCCCCGGCTCCTGCCCCGGCAACGCCACCGCCTCACGGCGAGCTGAGCCTTCAGGATTTCATGGATGGCAAGCTGGAGTTTGCGCTGACGTTCTCTGACGAATACCTCGAGGGCCATGTGGTTGGCCTTGATCAGATGATTTTGAACAAGCTCCGCGCTGGCGGCCTCAGCCCGGAGGCCCATCTTGACCTGCACGGCCTCAATGCGATGCAGGCATTTGAAGCTCTGCGCGGTTTTTTTAAGGGAAGCTGGTACAAGGGCCTGCGCACGGTGCTGGTGGTGCCGGGCCGTGGGCGCAATTCGCCTGACGGCATGGGCGTTCTGCGCGAAAAGCTGCAAAGCTGGCTGACGCAGGATCCCTTCAAGCGGGTGGTGCTGGCCTTCTGCACAGCCCAGCCGCACGATGGAGGCCCGGGCAGCGTCTATGTGCTGCTGCGCAAGTATCGCAAAAAAGGCCGTATTTACTGGGAAAGAATGCCTGCGGATTCTGACCTGTACTAG
- the secG gene encoding preprotein translocase subunit SecG — translation MQTLILTLHIIVCVLLVILVLLQAGKEGMGVIFGGGNSSVFGSGGAGGILAKLTALMAVIFVITSLSYTLVTSSRPSNQSTILDVKIEEPAAPRPAAPAVTPGAEATPAPVVPAAPAEQKAPAPAAQ, via the coding sequence GTGCAGACTCTCATTCTTACGCTGCATATCATTGTGTGCGTGTTGCTGGTTATTCTTGTGCTGCTTCAGGCGGGCAAGGAAGGCATGGGCGTGATTTTTGGCGGTGGCAACAGCTCTGTGTTCGGCAGCGGCGGCGCAGGCGGCATTCTTGCCAAACTGACTGCCCTGATGGCCGTGATTTTTGTTATCACGTCGCTCAGCTACACCCTCGTGACAAGCTCGCGTCCTTCCAATCAGTCTACGATTCTTGACGTGAAGATTGAAGAGCCTGCTGCTCCCAGGCCCGCCGCCCCGGCTGTTACGCCCGGAGCGGAAGCGACCCCGGCTCCTGTGGTTCCCGCTGCTCCTGCCGAGCAGAAGGCCCCGGCGCCTGCGGCTCAATAA